A section of the Haloferax sp. Atlit-12N genome encodes:
- a CDS encoding PAS domain S-box protein: MSELVDEVVVLYVDDDEDFTELTATFLEREHDRFRVETAASVTEGLDRVADAEFDCVVSDYDMPERDGLDFLEALRENAPDLPFILFTGKGSEEVASDAISAGVTDYLQKEHGTSQYTVLANRIENAVEQYRSQRALETSEQRLSLFIEQSPLGVLEYDSDFQIVGLNERGEEILGYTESELRDHSWELIVADDSYDNVDDVTDQLAVAEGGYHSIDENIRKDGEHIRCEWHNRVITDDNGEVVGIISLFQDVTERTHREDELERTNALLSTLIRSLPVGVLAENSDRTVLAINERLLELFDISEPPTELIGADCRELAQMASEFVVDSEGFVERVDELIAGAESAHNETVALTNGRTLNRSYEPIELPKGTGHLWMYRDTTEQREREQQLQRQNERLSEFASVVSHDLRNPLNVAAGNVELARQDHEIDRLATAARALDRIDDLIEDLLTLARRGDNVGELEPVSLDPLVSNCWRTIETAGAELQTELTATVIADRSRLQQLVENLIRNSIEHGGEGVTVTVGELPGGFYVEDDGVGIPVERRDTIFEAGRTTSRTGTGFGLAIVKQVAEAHGWNVNVAEPDARGARFEITGVTFADIDD; this comes from the coding sequence ATGAGCGAGCTAGTGGACGAGGTGGTCGTCCTGTACGTCGACGACGACGAGGACTTCACCGAACTGACGGCGACGTTCCTCGAACGGGAACACGACCGGTTTCGGGTCGAAACGGCCGCCTCGGTCACCGAGGGGCTCGACCGCGTGGCAGACGCGGAGTTCGACTGCGTCGTGTCTGACTACGACATGCCCGAGCGCGACGGGTTAGACTTCCTCGAAGCCCTCCGCGAGAACGCGCCGGACCTCCCCTTCATCCTCTTTACTGGCAAAGGAAGCGAGGAGGTCGCGAGCGATGCAATCTCCGCGGGCGTCACCGACTACCTCCAGAAAGAACACGGGACCAGCCAGTACACCGTGCTCGCTAACCGTATCGAAAACGCGGTCGAGCAGTACCGCTCACAGCGCGCGCTCGAGACGAGCGAACAACGCCTTTCGCTGTTCATCGAACAGTCGCCGCTCGGCGTCCTCGAGTACGACAGCGACTTCCAAATCGTCGGGCTCAACGAGCGCGGTGAGGAGATTCTGGGCTATACCGAATCGGAACTCCGCGACCACAGCTGGGAGCTCATCGTCGCAGACGACAGTTACGACAACGTCGACGACGTCACGGACCAGCTTGCAGTCGCGGAGGGCGGCTACCACAGCATCGACGAGAACATCCGGAAGGACGGTGAACACATCCGCTGTGAGTGGCACAACCGAGTCATCACCGACGACAACGGCGAAGTCGTCGGCATCATCTCGCTGTTCCAGGACGTGACCGAGCGAACCCACCGTGAGGACGAACTCGAACGGACCAACGCCCTGCTCTCGACGCTCATTCGGTCGCTCCCGGTCGGTGTCCTCGCCGAAAACAGCGACCGGACGGTCCTCGCGATTAACGAGCGACTGCTCGAACTGTTCGATATCTCGGAACCGCCGACGGAACTCATCGGCGCTGACTGTCGGGAACTGGCGCAGATGGCCAGCGAATTCGTGGTTGACTCGGAGGGCTTCGTCGAGCGCGTCGACGAGCTGATCGCCGGGGCGGAGTCAGCCCACAACGAGACAGTCGCCCTGACGAACGGTCGGACGCTCAACCGAAGCTACGAACCGATCGAACTCCCCAAGGGGACCGGACACCTCTGGATGTACCGCGACACGACCGAGCAACGCGAGCGAGAACAACAGCTCCAGCGCCAAAACGAGCGGCTGAGCGAGTTTGCGAGCGTCGTCAGCCACGACCTCCGGAACCCGCTAAACGTGGCTGCTGGGAACGTGGAACTGGCCCGCCAAGACCACGAAATCGACCGTCTTGCGACCGCCGCGCGGGCGTTAGACCGCATCGACGACCTCATCGAGGACCTGCTCACACTCGCCCGAAGGGGCGACAACGTCGGTGAACTGGAACCGGTGTCCTTGGATCCGCTCGTCTCCAACTGCTGGAGGACCATCGAAACGGCCGGCGCTGAACTCCAGACAGAGTTGACGGCGACGGTCATCGCCGACCGAAGCCGGCTCCAACAGCTCGTCGAGAACCTCATCAGGAACAGCATCGAACACGGTGGAGAGGGCGTGACGGTGACGGTCGGTGAACTCCCGGGCGGGTTCTACGTGGAAGACGACGGTGTCGGCATCCCAGTCGAGCGCCGCGACACCATCTTCGAGGCTGGCCGCACAACCTCACGTACGGGCACCGGATTCGGGCTCGCTATCGTCAAGCAGGTCGCCGAAGCCCATGGCTGGAACGTTAACGTCGCGGAACCTGACGCACGCGGGGCGCGATTCGAGATTACGGGAGTCACGTTCGCTGATATCGACGACTGA
- a CDS encoding CopG family ribbon-helix-helix protein, producing the protein MAVVSVSMPEELLERIDQFSDDHGYTGRSEVLREASRNLLGEFEDKKLEDRELMGVVTVVFDYETTSVEEKMMRLRHEYEDIVASNFHSHVGGHHCMELFVLEGSLEDISTFVGKIRATKDTLTIDYSVLPVDDFGPLADMS; encoded by the coding sequence ATGGCTGTCGTTAGCGTCTCGATGCCGGAAGAACTACTTGAGCGAATCGACCAGTTTTCGGACGACCACGGATATACTGGCCGGAGCGAAGTGCTCCGAGAGGCGAGTCGAAACCTCCTCGGTGAGTTCGAGGACAAGAAACTCGAAGATCGCGAACTGATGGGCGTCGTAACCGTCGTCTTCGATTACGAGACGACGAGCGTCGAAGAGAAGATGATGCGACTTCGCCACGAGTACGAGGACATCGTTGCGTCGAACTTCCACAGTCATGTCGGCGGGCACCACTGTATGGAATTGTTCGTTCTCGAGGGATCGCTCGAAGATATCTCGACGTTCGTCGGGAAGATCAGAGCGACGAAAGACACGCTTACGATCGATTATTCGGTACTTCCGGTCGACGACTTCGGTCCGCTCGCGGATATGAGCTAA
- a CDS encoding PQQ-binding-like beta-propeller repeat protein, translating into MSGRNPGHTRRVASGPRDPKTVWQTDLSQVRATETPAVDAGRLYVPVDAISDTARHRYRLHSLSAATGEERWQVPLRSEPNGPPAVAGDHIVVTAKRGLEQGRIVAFRKRYGEEDWLVDIDARLTAAPTIDGGTVYVPDWSGRVHALSVWDGSVQWSQQVGATAGGRTFTEPVAVLGDTLYLGSQSGSTGVVALDAATGDTEWEAYTRAVTGGPVAHSKGIVVQSHQHVTAFDTDGTRQWSFNVRGPRGRALAVDGQHVYVSAGNAVYAVDWNGEESWTHESDGDPVGAPTVAGDTVLFRSEGQLTALSRATGEERWTTTPGGVSRAIVTPAAIFMPESDGTVVALGET; encoded by the coding sequence ATGAGCGGTCGAAACCCCGGTCATACTCGACGGGTGGCATCGGGTCCGAGGGACCCGAAGACGGTCTGGCAAACCGACCTCAGTCAGGTACGCGCTACTGAAACACCGGCAGTCGACGCCGGACGACTATACGTCCCCGTCGATGCGATTTCCGATACGGCACGCCATCGGTACCGGCTTCACTCGTTGAGCGCAGCGACAGGCGAGGAACGGTGGCAGGTGCCACTTCGCTCGGAGCCGAATGGGCCACCCGCAGTAGCTGGTGACCACATCGTCGTGACGGCTAAACGGGGACTCGAACAGGGTCGTATCGTCGCATTTCGGAAGCGGTACGGCGAGGAGGACTGGCTCGTCGACATCGACGCCCGCCTCACGGCGGCACCCACGATTGATGGTGGAACGGTCTACGTCCCCGATTGGAGCGGCCGGGTCCACGCACTATCGGTATGGGACGGGTCCGTGCAGTGGTCACAACAGGTAGGCGCAACGGCTGGTGGACGAACGTTCACCGAACCGGTCGCCGTTCTCGGCGACACGCTCTATCTCGGTTCGCAGTCGGGGTCTACCGGCGTGGTTGCGTTGGACGCCGCAACTGGTGACACAGAATGGGAAGCATACACGCGTGCCGTGACTGGGGGACCAGTGGCGCATTCGAAGGGAATCGTTGTGCAGAGTCACCAACACGTAACTGCGTTCGACACGGATGGCACACGCCAGTGGTCGTTCAATGTCCGCGGTCCGAGGGGACGGGCCCTCGCGGTCGATGGTCAGCACGTTTACGTGTCCGCTGGGAACGCGGTCTACGCGGTCGACTGGAACGGGGAGGAGTCTTGGACACACGAATCAGACGGAGACCCGGTTGGAGCGCCGACTGTAGCCGGCGATACTGTTCTCTTCCGAAGCGAAGGGCAACTCACCGCGCTCTCTCGAGCAACCGGGGAAGAGCGATGGACCACGACTCCAGGTGGCGTCAGTCGTGCCATCGTGACTCCAGCGGCGATTTTCATGCCCGAATCGGACGGAACCGTGGTTGCACTTGGGGAGACGTAG
- a CDS encoding MBL fold metallo-hydrolase, whose protein sequence is MTITSDWGEWWAREELNGIDVEEGVSLWYLGVAGWAIRTPETAIYIDPYFSTERDREYVARMSPVPMEPQWADACDAVFCTHDHRDHFWPPSFGPLLDHGGAVHAPVECFENFDVSAIDEAKRTVVEPGDSYEVGDLTVHVRGGYDPDADGTVSYVIEHETGTIFHGGDNRPCEAFHEIGAEFDIDLGMLSYGTDARVVQDGEVITRKLYNDADEMIEAANALGIDRLIPEHWRRWRSIHADPGALSKAATTFEYPHVIEEVEVGDRFRLDRPGVVPPARLGGE, encoded by the coding sequence ATGACGATTACGAGCGACTGGGGCGAATGGTGGGCCCGAGAGGAACTCAACGGCATCGACGTCGAAGAGGGGGTCTCGCTGTGGTATCTCGGCGTCGCCGGCTGGGCGATACGGACGCCGGAGACCGCCATCTACATCGACCCCTACTTCAGCACCGAGCGGGACCGCGAGTACGTCGCGCGGATGTCGCCGGTGCCGATGGAGCCGCAGTGGGCGGACGCCTGCGACGCGGTCTTCTGCACCCACGACCACCGCGACCACTTCTGGCCGCCCTCGTTCGGGCCGCTCCTCGACCACGGCGGCGCTGTCCACGCGCCCGTCGAGTGCTTCGAGAACTTCGACGTGAGCGCAATCGACGAGGCGAAGCGGACCGTCGTCGAACCCGGCGACAGCTACGAGGTCGGCGACCTCACGGTCCACGTCAGAGGCGGGTACGACCCAGACGCCGACGGCACGGTGTCGTACGTTATCGAACACGAGACGGGCACCATCTTCCACGGCGGCGACAACCGACCCTGCGAGGCGTTCCACGAGATAGGGGCGGAGTTCGACATCGACCTCGGGATGCTCTCCTACGGGACCGACGCCCGCGTCGTCCAAGACGGCGAGGTCATCACGCGCAAACTCTACAACGACGCGGACGAGATGATCGAGGCCGCGAACGCGCTCGGTATCGACCGCCTGATTCCCGAGCACTGGCGGCGTTGGCGGTCGATTCACGCCGACCCCGGCGCGCTCTCGAAGGCGGCGACGACGTTCGAGTACCCGCACGTAATCGAGGAGGTCGAAGTCGGCGACCGCTTCCGACTCGACCGGCCGGGCGTCGTCCCACCGGCGCGCCTCGGCGGTGAGTGA
- a CDS encoding FAD/NAD(P)-binding protein, which yields MTYSESTGDHNSLDRQPYEYVIIGGGVHGTCVANYLLDEGGYDHEELCLVDPHERLLASFATKARQCGMQTLRSTFVHHIDTEPFSLDSFAEGAHREHELVPTEDYPNRPTLDLFLDHARYVIDRRDIDACHRQSTVTGVTRSRTRGLLRVDTSRGSFDARRVVLAVGLGGQPAVPSWAASLSDDARLAHVWDDDFEPAAAATFDGRTFVVGGGITAAQLACHLSKRTDVTLLSRRGLEVELTEADPQWINWRHMEQEIHSLPPGSAARYDRIRAARHDATIPPYVARRLADARDCGDLDVRCGEIDHAHTTDGRLQLRFDDGTTATDVQVVLATGYDPATEHPLVGTLAESLSLERGANGFPVLNDRTLAWRRTDGADSALYVSGALAEMSVGPFARNVVGGRRAAERLLEPRDRVNSEATASLSKGRS from the coding sequence ATGACCTACAGTGAGTCGACTGGCGACCACAACTCACTCGACCGCCAGCCGTACGAATATGTAATCATCGGCGGTGGTGTTCACGGGACGTGCGTGGCGAACTACCTCCTCGACGAAGGTGGCTACGACCACGAGGAACTCTGTCTGGTCGACCCTCACGAACGGTTACTGGCGTCGTTCGCGACGAAAGCACGACAGTGCGGAATGCAAACCCTCCGTTCGACGTTCGTCCACCACATCGACACCGAGCCGTTCTCGCTCGATTCGTTCGCGGAGGGCGCACACCGGGAACACGAACTCGTTCCGACCGAGGACTATCCGAACCGACCGACACTCGACCTGTTTCTCGACCACGCCCGGTACGTCATCGACCGACGCGATATCGACGCTTGCCACCGTCAGTCGACGGTAACGGGTGTCACGAGGTCCCGGACGCGTGGGTTGCTCCGCGTGGATACGTCTCGTGGGTCGTTCGACGCTCGTCGCGTTGTTCTGGCCGTCGGCCTCGGGGGTCAGCCGGCAGTCCCTTCGTGGGCGGCGTCGCTCTCCGACGACGCGCGGCTCGCGCACGTTTGGGACGACGACTTCGAACCGGCGGCGGCGGCGACCTTTGACGGCCGGACGTTCGTCGTCGGCGGCGGTATCACGGCGGCGCAGCTCGCCTGTCACCTGTCGAAACGCACGGATGTGACGCTCCTCTCGCGGCGCGGCTTGGAGGTCGAACTGACCGAGGCGGACCCACAGTGGATCAACTGGCGACACATGGAACAGGAGATTCACTCGCTCCCTCCGGGCTCGGCAGCCCGCTACGACCGGATTCGCGCCGCGCGCCACGATGCGACAATCCCACCGTACGTCGCGCGCCGACTGGCGGACGCCCGCGACTGCGGCGACCTCGACGTTCGGTGCGGCGAGATCGACCACGCGCACACGACGGACGGCAGACTGCAGCTCCGATTCGACGACGGCACGACCGCCACGGACGTACAGGTCGTGCTCGCAACCGGGTATGACCCCGCCACGGAGCACCCGCTCGTGGGAACGCTCGCCGAATCGCTGTCGCTCGAACGCGGGGCGAACGGCTTTCCCGTCCTCAACGACCGGACGCTCGCGTGGCGACGGACTGATGGCGCCGATTCGGCGCTGTACGTCTCGGGCGCGCTCGCGGAGATGAGCGTCGGCCCGTTCGCCCGAAACGTCGTCGGTGGTCGCCGCGCCGCGGAACGCCTTCTCGAACCGCGCGACCGAGTGAACTCGGAGGCTACCGCCTCGCTGTCGAAAGGGCGGTCCTGA
- a CDS encoding ABC transporter substrate-binding protein, producing the protein MVELTRRRLLQKAGVSTVAATGIAGCLGQSGGSLDSVTVAYVPIYPNIQHYVMEQEGYYEEVPAEVSIERFSSGPSVVKAFASGDVDVALFGITPAMVLADKGTDAGILAANSRNGFKVMGTTELAELYEQEGTATFERFEEEHGRKVRFGAPPDGSVPDIVLRYWIQEDLNVGEMESVINKSKVPPAKAVQTIQSGDIDATIIQEPFATIIGQEDGFEELVWSGNILENHPVTVLFANQRVIDDSEVAQSLVEQHTAATEFTANSPDVAATHAASVIGSGVSEQLATKAMDSRASAFISDPHAITEQTATMGEFVANVGNIEAPVATEDLFAFSPYDAIQ; encoded by the coding sequence ATGGTCGAACTCACGCGACGAAGATTGCTCCAGAAAGCGGGTGTAAGCACGGTCGCTGCAACGGGAATCGCTGGCTGTCTCGGTCAAAGTGGTGGGTCACTCGACTCTGTGACCGTCGCGTACGTCCCGATTTACCCGAACATACAACACTACGTGATGGAACAAGAGGGCTACTACGAGGAGGTTCCGGCGGAGGTCTCAATAGAGCGGTTCAGCTCCGGTCCCAGCGTCGTCAAGGCCTTCGCCAGCGGGGACGTCGACGTCGCGCTTTTCGGTATCACCCCTGCGATGGTTCTCGCCGACAAAGGGACCGACGCCGGTATCCTCGCGGCAAATTCGAGAAACGGCTTCAAGGTCATGGGGACGACCGAACTCGCCGAGCTCTACGAACAGGAGGGGACGGCCACGTTCGAGCGCTTCGAGGAAGAACACGGTCGCAAGGTCCGGTTCGGTGCTCCGCCGGATGGGAGCGTCCCTGATATCGTGCTCCGGTACTGGATCCAAGAGGACCTCAACGTCGGTGAGATGGAGTCCGTCATCAACAAATCGAAGGTCCCACCGGCGAAGGCGGTCCAAACGATCCAATCGGGTGATATCGACGCGACCATCATCCAAGAGCCGTTCGCGACGATAATCGGCCAAGAGGACGGCTTCGAGGAACTCGTCTGGTCCGGTAACATCTTGGAGAACCATCCGGTTACGGTGCTGTTTGCGAACCAGCGGGTGATTGACGACAGCGAGGTCGCCCAGTCGCTGGTCGAACAGCACACGGCGGCGACCGAGTTCACGGCAAATTCGCCTGATGTGGCCGCTACCCACGCCGCGTCGGTTATCGGGTCCGGCGTGAGCGAACAACTGGCCACGAAAGCAATGGACTCCCGGGCGTCTGCGTTCATCTCGGATCCCCACGCAATCACCGAGCAAACCGCGACGATGGGTGAGTTCGTCGCGAACGTCGGCAACATCGAGGCACCGGTCGCGACCGAGGACCTGTTCGCGTTCAGCCCCTACGACGCCATCCAGTAA
- a CDS encoding CopG family ribbon-helix-helix protein, giving the protein MDERLRDNLDTFAAEHGYSGRSEVIREACQSLLAEYEETDYEGQRVLATVTAVFGYDKPEIERRMMDIRHEFEASIRSNSHNCLDGNAGCVETFVVEAPYDDVLRFIGNVRGADESVSVEYTVVPADVMNAEVSDLKSP; this is encoded by the coding sequence ATGGATGAACGACTCCGTGACAACCTCGATACGTTCGCCGCGGAACATGGCTACAGCGGCCGAAGCGAGGTCATTCGTGAAGCATGCCAATCTCTACTCGCGGAGTACGAAGAGACCGATTACGAGGGTCAACGTGTCTTAGCGACGGTAACCGCTGTCTTTGGGTACGATAAGCCGGAGATTGAGCGCCGGATGATGGACATTCGCCACGAGTTCGAGGCGTCGATTCGGTCGAACTCGCACAACTGCCTCGACGGCAACGCGGGCTGTGTCGAGACGTTCGTCGTCGAGGCACCCTACGACGACGTCTTGCGGTTTATTGGAAATGTTCGCGGGGCAGACGAGTCAGTCTCGGTCGAATACACGGTCGTCCCCGCCGATGTGATGAACGCAGAAGTCAGCGACCTGAAGTCACCCTGA
- a CDS encoding ABC transporter ATP-binding protein, with product MAMNKLSSTARESSQKISIRSVSKAYESTHALDEVSFSVSEGEFCCVVGPSGCGKTTLLRVIAGLDDPDSGSILVDGDPVTEPSLNRGMVFQEYALFPWRTVRGNIRFGLDRPACACADCEARVRELVDLVGLDGFEDAYPKELSGGMKQRVGIARALAVAPEILLMDEPFGSVDARTRDRLHAELLDIWAQTEQTVVFVTHDIDEAVTLADRVVVMDADPGTVQSTISIDLERPRERTAHEFVDYVARIRDELGSPRDISQK from the coding sequence ATGGCGATGAACAAGCTCTCATCGACTGCCCGGGAGTCTAGCCAGAAGATTAGCATTCGGAGCGTCAGCAAGGCGTACGAATCCACCCACGCGCTCGACGAGGTCTCGTTTTCGGTGTCCGAAGGCGAGTTCTGCTGTGTCGTCGGGCCGTCCGGCTGCGGAAAGACGACCCTGTTGCGGGTCATCGCCGGGCTCGACGACCCCGATAGCGGCTCGATTCTGGTCGATGGCGACCCGGTCACTGAGCCGAGTTTAAATCGGGGGATGGTGTTCCAGGAGTACGCCTTGTTCCCGTGGCGAACCGTCCGCGGGAACATCCGATTCGGCCTCGACCGGCCCGCGTGTGCGTGCGCCGACTGCGAGGCGCGGGTTCGCGAACTGGTCGACCTCGTGGGACTTGACGGCTTCGAAGACGCCTACCCAAAGGAGCTGTCCGGGGGCATGAAACAGCGCGTCGGCATCGCCCGGGCCCTCGCCGTCGCCCCGGAGATACTGCTCATGGACGAACCGTTCGGGAGCGTCGACGCCCGGACGCGTGACCGCCTGCACGCCGAACTGCTCGACATCTGGGCGCAGACCGAACAGACCGTCGTGTTCGTCACCCACGATATCGACGAAGCGGTGACGCTGGCCGACCGCGTCGTCGTGATGGACGCCGACCCGGGGACCGTCCAGTCGACCATCTCCATCGACTTAGAGCGGCCACGCGAACGAACGGCCCACGAGTTCGTCGACTACGTCGCGAGAATCAGAGACGAACTCGGAAGTCCGCGAGACATCAGCCAGAAGTAG
- a CDS encoding ABC transporter permease yields MSLQTDSNSSATTMPRFEGDAKRYLRGLGGLTAFLIVWWIGAMMTQPSYLVPGPVASVRAFVDLFATSTAIVAPVLGSEMVLPTGLAHLAETLFHYVPGLLLGAGCGISLGLAMGWNGALDDWFRPLVRVLRPIPPLAWVVFAIVWFGIHHTGAAFIVFVGAFWINFYGAYGGVEGVSSDLTDAASTLGVERDLSMLKLVALPSAAPQVLTGFRTSIGRCWMIVVGAELFGAPGVGYEIINASNNLAMATSVAYMFLISLAFLCMDVGFRLVERSVLAWR; encoded by the coding sequence ATGAGCCTCCAGACCGACTCCAACTCCAGTGCGACCACGATGCCCCGTTTCGAGGGGGACGCGAAGAGATATCTGCGCGGACTCGGCGGGCTGACCGCGTTCCTCATCGTCTGGTGGATCGGCGCGATGATGACCCAGCCGTCGTATCTGGTTCCGGGGCCGGTCGCGTCGGTGCGCGCGTTCGTGGACCTGTTCGCAACCTCGACTGCGATTGTCGCCCCCGTTTTGGGGTCGGAGATGGTGCTTCCAACGGGGCTCGCACACCTCGCGGAGACGCTGTTCCACTACGTTCCCGGCCTCCTTTTGGGGGCGGGCTGCGGAATCTCGCTCGGGTTGGCGATGGGCTGGAACGGTGCACTCGACGACTGGTTCCGGCCGCTCGTCCGTGTACTGCGGCCGATTCCGCCGCTTGCATGGGTCGTCTTCGCCATCGTCTGGTTCGGTATTCACCACACCGGCGCGGCGTTCATCGTCTTCGTCGGCGCGTTTTGGATTAATTTCTACGGGGCGTACGGTGGCGTCGAAGGCGTCTCGAGTGACCTCACCGATGCCGCGTCGACGCTTGGCGTTGAACGCGACCTCTCGATGCTGAAACTCGTCGCGCTCCCGAGCGCGGCTCCTCAGGTGCTGACGGGGTTCCGGACGAGCATCGGGCGGTGCTGGATGATCGTCGTCGGCGCTGAGCTGTTCGGCGCGCCTGGCGTCGGCTACGAGATCATCAACGCCTCGAACAACCTCGCGATGGCGACCAGCGTCGCCTACATGTTTCTGATCAGTCTGGCGTTCCTCTGTATGGACGTCGGATTTCGACTCGTCGAACGGAGTGTGCTCGCATGGCGATGA
- a CDS encoding TrmB family transcriptional regulator has product MVEDEVVDSLMRIGLSDKESRAYVTILRNGATTIRVVSEEADISKSYAYDIVGKLEERDLIEIDDHVQPTQLRAIPPAEGIDNLVSQLQTVESQLEDLFDSESYEQQKFSIIKSRRTILAQLNKLIDAAESELVLALPASVLHRVEDSLREAQSRGVFCMLLVTEYDGTSSIDGATASIIQTWSAPAPVTLTVDRGDGIIASADAILNSNSDEYAIYHAEEHIVSSLFDSFIANYWPMGEQVHVGSKSQLPATFTSFRHAVFDATLHLMDGAVVTAEMDIRPTQSNAAFETTTGTIVAVKQSLVRPFSNDFPTQESFVVETSDDTFTVGGSKAFLEDFEARRVVFRSVSDAESD; this is encoded by the coding sequence ATGGTGGAAGACGAGGTGGTGGACAGCCTCATGAGGATCGGGCTCTCGGACAAGGAGTCGCGAGCATACGTGACGATACTCCGTAACGGGGCGACGACAATCCGTGTCGTCTCCGAAGAGGCTGACATCTCTAAGAGTTACGCGTACGATATCGTCGGAAAACTCGAGGAGCGCGATCTCATCGAAATCGACGACCACGTCCAACCGACGCAGTTACGAGCGATTCCGCCCGCAGAGGGCATCGACAATCTCGTTTCCCAACTACAGACCGTCGAGTCCCAGTTAGAGGACCTGTTTGACTCCGAGAGCTACGAACAGCAGAAGTTCAGTATCATCAAATCCCGACGGACGATACTCGCTCAGCTCAACAAGCTGATCGACGCCGCTGAATCGGAACTCGTTCTCGCACTTCCCGCATCGGTTCTTCATCGGGTCGAGGACTCTCTCAGAGAGGCGCAGAGTCGGGGAGTATTTTGTATGCTTCTCGTCACGGAGTACGACGGCACGAGTTCGATCGACGGTGCGACCGCGAGTATCATCCAGACGTGGAGCGCCCCGGCACCAGTGACGCTTACCGTTGACCGGGGTGACGGTATCATCGCCTCGGCAGATGCGATACTGAACTCGAACTCCGATGAGTACGCCATCTACCACGCTGAGGAGCACATCGTGTCCTCGTTGTTTGACTCGTTTATCGCCAACTACTGGCCGATGGGCGAGCAGGTGCACGTCGGGTCGAAAAGCCAACTGCCGGCGACATTCACGAGCTTCCGTCACGCGGTGTTCGACGCGACGCTACATCTGATGGACGGAGCTGTCGTCACGGCCGAGATGGACATCCGCCCCACCCAGAGCAACGCGGCGTTCGAGACGACCACTGGGACGATCGTGGCGGTGAAACAGAGCCTCGTTCGGCCCTTCTCGAACGACTTTCCGACCCAGGAATCGTTCGTGGTTGAGACGTCTGACGACACGTTTACGGTCGGTGGCTCGAAGGCGTTCTTGGAAGATTTCGAGGCCCGGCGCGTCGTCTTTCGGTCGGTCAGCGATGCGGAATCGGATTAG